The segment TCCCCAATAATTTTTCTTATAAGCTTGTATATATCTTTTATTTCATCCCAGAAAAAGGTTGAGTTTTTCATGGTAAAGTCTGGCATTAAAGTTAATGAATCTTTTTCTTTCTCGCCTTTTTTATTTGATTTAGCCATATCCTCAGCATTACCTGAGAATTCTGCTAACCATTTTAATGCGGTTTTATTATTTTCTAAAATTAATCCTCCTGATAATGTTATATCTGGATTTTTAACAAAATCATCAAATATATCTTTTATTTCTAAAGCGGTTTCAAATACTTCATTCCAAGCTCCTAGGTAAAATAAATCATCTCCACCTGCATATATTATCATTACATTCCTTTCAGGAGAATTATCTTCATTTACATAGAAAATTCTTTTTTCATATTTTTTTGGAATTTTTCCAGCACATATTGAAGGAATATATGTTGAGAAAAATCTATTTAGCATTTTTGATAAAGTACTAACTTTTTGTAAAGAAGGATTTTCTATATAAGTTGAAAAAATAGAACCAAGATTATCTACATCTGATCTAAATACTCCTATTAATTTTCTTCCTATAGATTTTTCACTTAATTCTTCTAATGTAGTATGTAATTTAGGAGTATATAATGATAATAGAACTGGTGTTAATTGATTTTCTGTATTTAGATATTTTCCCAAATTATATATAAAACCTTTTTGCTCTTTTTTTATTTCCTTAACTACAATATATCTTTTATTAAATATTTCTAAATAGCCATAGGGGTCTTCAATAATAGCATTTCCGTTTATTAAATCCTTACCAAATTCAATCATTGAATCACAAAAAGTGCAAACTTTTAAATCATTTTTTTCAACTAGATTTTCTGAGTATACATTACAAACATCACATATTTTATCTGATGCAACTTTATCGTATTTTACATTAAATAATTCTTCTAATGTTTCTGGTGTATGTGGATGATATTTTTTTTCATTTATTTTCTTTGAGCTTCTACTAAAAACACCTGAAATATTATCTTTTAATTCTACAATTGAAAATTCTTCTAAATTAGTTATTATTTGTAATTCTGGATGATTAAATAATATCCATTTATTAAATTCTGAAATAACGTTTTCGATAATACTTTTATTTTTTTCTGAGTTAGGTAATATTAAATAAAAATTACCTCCACCTATAAAATGGATATGAATTCTTGAAAGGTCTAATTCTTCTAATAGCTTTTCAACAAATACTTCTTGTAATAATTGTAGATATGCTGATCTAGCTCGTAAAGATTTCAAAGCACCTTTAGTATTTATTGTGTATATAAATTTTTGTGTTCCAGACATATCTCCATGTAAAAGAATAAAAGGTTTTTCTTTATTTTCAGCTAATATATATGTTGTATAAATCTGAGATTTAACTCTAGAATGTTCATATAATGATATTTCAGTTTCTCTTCCTGTTGTTGCAGGTATAAAGGAAAGATATTTTTCCATTAAAAACATTAATTTTTTTAATGAATGTTCTTTTTTTATTTCGTTTTTTAATTTTTCTATAATTTCTTCATATGTAGTGGTATTTTGAGTATCAGGAAATATAATTTTTTCATAATTATTATCATATTCAATAGTACTTAATGGAAAATAACTTTTTATTTTTTCAGAATTTTTATTTTTATTGATAGTTGAAAAAATATTCAATAATTTTTGATTTGAATTTTTTTCATCTTCTAATTCTAAAAATTTTAATTCATCTATAATTTCTGGGTTATAATCATTTTTTATACCAAAAATTTTTTTTACTTCATCATATGTAAACTTTTTCTTTTCTTTTCTAAACAAAATTCGCCATAAATCCGAAGTTAGATAAGCTATAGGTATTTTTTCATCCACAAATCCACCCCCTTATATTTTTTCTACACATCCAAATCCTATTGAATTTTTACTCCCAATACCACTGTCATATGCAAATTGCAATAATTCGGGATCACCGTTTAATTTAAATTCTCCCATCCACCCCTTAATAATTATATTTTTGTATTTTAAAATAACTTCTTTAGGTTTTTTTGTATGTGTAATATTAAAATTATCGTTTTTAGGTTCTATACCATAAAAAGCTTTATATTTATTTATTAAATTTCTTTTTATTAATTCATTAAATTCTTCCTCAAAAGGTGAGTAATAATATGTTTTCTTCTTATTTTCTTTTTCAAAAGTTGAATAAACAGTAATTGCGGATTTAGTTTTTACTATAAATTCTTCAGAAGGGATTATAGAAGAGTAATCAATTTTTGAGATTTTCACTTTTTGATTTATTAATTCAATAATTGGATTTTTAAACATTTGATCCATTAAATTCACCATTAATTGATTATCAGCAGAAGAGATAATCATTTGCCCTCTATTTTTATATTTTACGAATTGATTATATATTTCATATTCTCCAAAAATCCTGGAAAATGTATACATTTTATATTTTCTTTTATTAAATTCATAACCTTTATCATGAATAAAATTTGCATATTCTTTGTTATTTATATATTTAAGAATCATTGCTTGTAATATATGATTATAATGAATAGGTAAAATCAATTCGTCATAATCTAGGTACAATTTTAATCTCATCTAATCCCCCTTTGTTTTTTAAATTTTTATTTAATAAAAATTTTACATTTAAAATCTTTATTTTATAAAAATACAAAACTATTATATCACATTCAATATTTTTTATCAAAATAAAAAAATTCATTTTTTATTTATAATATAAAAAAAATATATTAAAATATAAAAAATTAAGAAAAAACTACTAAAAAAAATACTGGAGTAAATTCTACCGTAGTAGAAAGTCATTAGTTTCATAAATAGTATGTTAATTTATGGAGTTTTCATAAAAATGATCTTAGTTCAAAAACGAAACAGTATATCTGTTTTTTAATATTATAAAAATATTAAAAAATTATTTCTTTAGATGAATTTATGGTAAAATATATAGTGGTATATAAAATTATTGAATTTTTGTATGTTAATATATATAATAAAAATATATTATTACTAATATACTGACAAATTAAATACAGTGTATATTATTACAATGTATTTATACACATATATAAAGAAAAATTAATGAAACAAAGAATATAGACGATATTTATAATCTTTTCAAATGCATATTATAAACTTTTGAGACAGAATATAAAGAATTGTTGAAGAAGAATAAAATTACTAAACAAATTATTAGATCCAAAACATTTAATTAAATTGTACCCAAAAAATATAACTTCTGATAAATCACATATTTCATATGACACATAGATTAAAACGGAAAGTATGACAATAATAAAATGACAATAATGAATTTTTTTATAATACGTAGGATATATTAATGAAGTTGCTAAGATATGATTAAAAATCTACCGTATAAGCAAATAATTTTTATCAGATTCTTTAAAAATAACCTTTTTGATTTAAAAAAAAGACAATTGCATTATTTAGTTTATACAATATAACAATAAAAAATGCCTGCGATTACAGATCACAATAAACTAAAACTTATAGAATGTGTTTAGAAAAAATTTATCATTTTTATTATTAAAGTTTAAAGTAAAGATGATACTGTGATTGATTATTAAATTTAATAATACTCATATGGTTTAGATATAAAAAATTAGATTACCCTATCAGATAAATTTTGCAAGAGGATTATATGAATTACTTAAAAAAGGTTCATTGGAAAAAATATTTCATCTATTTATTGATTATTCTTCTAAATACAAAATCATAATACCTGATTCAATTATAGTAAATATGGAAGATTATGAGACCAATAGAAAGTTTGTAAAGGATTATTTTTTAGGAATTCTTGTAATAATTAGAAAAAGAGTTATTGTGAAATAATTCAAATATGTATCTCACAAAGTATAATCCTAAATTATTAATAAATAAATTAGAGAAATATAATTTATAAATAAATAAATGGAGGTATTATTGTGAGAACTACAGATTATTTTACTTTATACGCATTAGAATATTTAATGAAAGATGTTTTAAAAGAATTAGGATGTGACACAAAAAATTTTAAAAGAGAATTAGTAGAAGATGATTTTGTTTATGAATTTGAATTTAATAAAGAATTATATCGTGCAGAAATAGGTATAAATTACGAAGGTTTTCCTGTAATATCAATTTTATACGGAAAAGATTTTGCAAAGTACGGTTTTATTGAGTACAGGACGTTGGCCAATCCTTTAGTAGCAGTTACTAAAGGTAGTCCAGAAGATTTAGAAAAAATAATTGTAAAAATATACGAGAAAATAAATAATGACCTTGATAATTTATTTTATTTTAAATATGATATAGATGACGAAAATTATAAAATAATAAAAAAGTAAAGTTGTTTGAAGGTGGATAAATGTAAAATGTTCCCTCCAAAGTAGTCAGTGTAATTAATAAAAAAACACTGAACTATAAGGAGGGATTTTTTAATGGATAAAAGGAGGAAATTTAGAAAAGAAATAAAAATACCAGTATGTAAAGATTACGACTAATTCATATTTTTTAGATAATATATAAAGAACAAACTATTTATAAAAAATTATCAAAAATTAAACTAAAAAATAACAATGTAAAATAAAATATAGTTTGATATACGAATTATAGGTCGAGATCCGGAAAAATAAAAATCGTCTAAAAATCTTATTATTAGTGAATCACAATTTTGTAACTATGTAACGACCAGGTTAATTCATTAAAAATCATAAAAAATTAGGGGGATCCGGAAAGCACAAAAAATTCTAAAAATACTTTTGTTATGCGATTTAATATTTTGTAAACCGCACGATAAAGGAAATGAAAAGAAAAGGTGTTATAATATTCATCGATATTTCTACGGTTTTTAATCTACCTATGAGGTATGGAAACCTTCATTTCATCGTTTTTTAAATCAATTACATCAATTGTTTTTAATCTACCTATGAGGTATGGAAACTATTTCTTTAACTCTGTAACTTTTTGCGAATCGAACGTTTTTAATCTACCTATGAGGTATGGAAACGCCTGAAATTTTGCAGAGAAAACTGGAAATAATTTTGTTTTTAATCTACCTATGAGGTATGGAAACTAATACTTTAATCATTTTTGACCCTCCTTTTCTTTTTTGTTTTTAATCTACCTATGAGGTATGGAAACAGAAATCGGGCTTTGGATTATTGCCTCCTACAATTACACGTTTTTAATCTACCTATGAGGTATGGAAACAGCTTTCTTCTCAATACCGTACTCTTTGAGCTTCTCTTGTTTTTA is part of the Marinitoga litoralis genome and harbors:
- the cas10 gene encoding type III-A CRISPR-associated protein Cas10/Csm1; its protein translation is MDEKIPIAYLTSDLWRILFRKEKKKFTYDEVKKIFGIKNDYNPEIIDELKFLELEDEKNSNQKLLNIFSTINKNKNSEKIKSYFPLSTIEYDNNYEKIIFPDTQNTTTYEEIIEKLKNEIKKEHSLKKLMFLMEKYLSFIPATTGRETEISLYEHSRVKSQIYTTYILAENKEKPFILLHGDMSGTQKFIYTINTKGALKSLRARSAYLQLLQEVFVEKLLEELDLSRIHIHFIGGGNFYLILPNSEKNKSIIENVISEFNKWILFNHPELQIITNLEEFSIVELKDNISGVFSRSSKKINEKKYHPHTPETLEELFNVKYDKVASDKICDVCNVYSENLVEKNDLKVCTFCDSMIEFGKDLINGNAIIEDPYGYLEIFNKRYIVVKEIKKEQKGFIYNLGKYLNTENQLTPVLLSLYTPKLHTTLEELSEKSIGRKLIGVFRSDVDNLGSIFSTYIENPSLQKVSTLSKMLNRFFSTYIPSICAGKIPKKYEKRIFYVNEDNSPERNVMIIYAGGDDLFYLGAWNEVFETALEIKDIFDDFVKNPDITLSGGLILENNKTALKWLAEFSGNAEDMAKSNKKGEKEKDSLTLMPDFTMKNSTFFWDEIKDIYKLIRKIIGEDRISNENQIINVKDYKNNISRSLLYKLFGISQNVVLKNSELERKEEENLQKPLLYYTYARGNDEDKKIIGSILDEKIDNKLFKTIQIVDLYIRK
- the cas6 gene encoding CRISPR-associated endoribonuclease Cas6 encodes the protein MRLKLYLDYDELILPIHYNHILQAMILKYINNKEYANFIHDKGYEFNKRKYKMYTFSRIFGEYEIYNQFVKYKNRGQMIISSADNQLMVNLMDQMFKNPIIELINQKVKISKIDYSSIIPSEEFIVKTKSAITVYSTFEKENKKKTYYYSPFEEEFNELIKRNLINKYKAFYGIEPKNDNFNITHTKKPKEVILKYKNIIIKGWMGEFKLNGDPELLQFAYDSGIGSKNSIGFGCVEKI